Proteins found in one Pseudomonas marvdashtae genomic segment:
- a CDS encoding Orn/Lys/Arg decarboxylase N-terminal domain-containing protein: protein MTEQRNLLGMLALLVSNAPDKRSVFGRALIQLISDVEERAVSVLTSENLSDAKSILSSDPAIQCVLLSWEIDTSEDHRECIDLLTALRERNTRVPVFLISDRSTASNVPLIVMQYADDFIWLPEDTSRFLSGRILAAIERYRQAVLPPMFGALLKFARSYEYSWHTPGHAGGTAFLKSTAGRAFYEFFGENLLRSDLSISVGELGSLLDHSGPIGQGERYAAKVFGAHRTYYVTNGSSMSNRVILMASVTRDQIALCDRNCHKSAEHAMTLSGAIPTYLVPTRNRFGIIGPILPQTLSAEGVKAAIASNPLVKSHIDPTPVHAIITNSTYDGLTYNVTRVEELLGQSVDRLHFDEAWYGYARFNPLYKDRFAMHGSPDDHDPSKPTVFATQSTHKLLAALSQASMIHVRNGRNPIPHGRFNESYMMHASTSPNYAIMASCDVSSAMMEAPSGQILTSEAIEEAVAFRQVISHMQSEMFSHDDWFFSCWQPPSVQVDGQAILFHEVDPARLKADPSCWVLHPNEVWHGFGDIEDGYCMLDPIKVSVLSPGMGDDGNLLDFGIPACVLTAYLGRQGIVVEKTTDFTILFLFSIGITKGKWGTLVNALLDFKRDYDENLELELCLPDLVSANQQRYAGMGLKDLAEEIFAAMKKTKTTAAMAEAFGMLPTAQFSPVEAYEKLVRNEIETVTLEEAAGRIAATGIVPYPPGIPLLMPGENAGPADGPILTYLKALENFDRSFPGFTHDTHGIENESGVYQLLVLKQDAAGQ from the coding sequence ATGACGGAACAGCGAAATCTTTTGGGAATGCTGGCCTTGCTGGTGTCCAACGCGCCAGACAAGCGCAGCGTGTTCGGTCGAGCGCTGATCCAGTTGATCAGCGATGTGGAAGAGCGCGCCGTCAGCGTGCTGACCTCCGAAAACCTGAGCGATGCCAAGTCGATCCTGAGCTCCGACCCGGCGATCCAGTGTGTGCTGCTCAGTTGGGAAATAGACACCAGCGAAGACCACCGCGAATGCATCGACTTGCTCACCGCGCTGCGCGAGCGCAACACCCGGGTGCCGGTGTTCCTGATCAGCGATCGCAGCACCGCATCCAACGTACCGCTGATCGTCATGCAATATGCCGACGACTTCATCTGGCTGCCCGAGGACACCAGCCGCTTCCTGAGCGGGCGGATCCTGGCGGCCATCGAGCGCTATCGCCAGGCGGTACTGCCGCCGATGTTCGGCGCCCTGCTGAAGTTCGCCCGCAGCTACGAGTATTCCTGGCATACGCCGGGGCACGCCGGTGGCACGGCTTTTCTGAAAAGCACGGCGGGCCGGGCGTTCTACGAGTTTTTCGGTGAAAACCTGCTGCGTTCGGACCTGTCGATCTCCGTCGGCGAACTGGGTTCGCTGCTCGACCACAGCGGCCCTATCGGCCAGGGCGAGCGCTACGCCGCCAAGGTGTTCGGCGCGCATCGCACCTACTACGTCACCAATGGCTCGTCGATGTCCAACCGGGTCATCCTCATGGCCAGCGTGACGCGCGACCAGATCGCGCTGTGTGATCGCAACTGCCACAAATCCGCCGAGCACGCGATGACCCTGTCCGGGGCAATTCCGACCTATCTGGTGCCGACCCGAAACCGCTTCGGCATCATTGGCCCGATCCTGCCACAGACCCTCAGCGCCGAAGGCGTGAAGGCGGCCATCGCCAGCAATCCACTGGTCAAGAGCCACATCGACCCGACGCCGGTGCACGCCATCATCACCAACTCCACTTACGATGGCCTGACCTACAACGTCACCCGCGTCGAGGAGCTGCTGGGGCAAAGTGTCGACCGCCTGCATTTCGACGAAGCCTGGTATGGCTATGCGCGGTTCAATCCGTTGTACAAGGACCGCTTTGCGATGCACGGCAGTCCGGACGATCACGACCCGTCGAAACCGACCGTGTTCGCCACCCAGTCCACGCATAAATTGCTCGCGGCGCTGTCCCAGGCCTCGATGATCCACGTGCGCAACGGGCGCAACCCGATTCCTCATGGGCGCTTCAATGAGTCGTACATGATGCATGCCTCCACCTCGCCCAATTACGCGATCATGGCCTCATGCGATGTCAGCTCGGCGATGATGGAGGCGCCCAGCGGGCAGATCCTGACCAGCGAAGCGATCGAGGAAGCCGTCGCCTTCCGCCAGGTCATCTCCCACATGCAAAGCGAGATGTTCAGCCATGACGACTGGTTCTTCTCCTGCTGGCAACCGCCATCGGTGCAGGTGGACGGACAGGCGATTCTATTTCACGAGGTCGATCCGGCCAGGCTCAAGGCTGACCCGAGTTGCTGGGTGCTGCACCCCAATGAGGTCTGGCATGGCTTCGGTGACATTGAAGACGGCTACTGCATGCTCGATCCGATCAAGGTCTCGGTCCTCAGCCCCGGAATGGGCGATGACGGCAACCTGCTGGACTTCGGCATCCCGGCATGCGTGCTCACCGCCTACCTCGGCAGGCAGGGTATCGTGGTGGAAAAAACCACCGACTTCACCATCCTGTTCCTGTTTTCCATCGGCATCACCAAAGGCAAATGGGGCACCTTGGTCAACGCCCTGCTCGACTTCAAGCGCGACTACGATGAGAACCTGGAACTGGAGCTGTGCCTGCCCGACCTGGTGAGTGCCAACCAGCAACGCTACGCGGGCATGGGTCTCAAGGACCTGGCTGAAGAGATCTTCGCCGCCATGAAAAAAACCAAGACCACCGCAGCCATGGCCGAGGCCTTCGGCATGCTGCCCACGGCGCAGTTCAGCCCGGTGGAGGCTTATGAAAAACTGGTGAGGAACGAGATCGAAACGGTGACCTTGGAAGAAGCCGCCGGCCGGATTGCGGCAACGGGCATCGTCCCGTACCCGCCGGGAATTCCCCTGCTGATGCCAGGGGAAAACGCAGGACCTGCGGACGGGCCAATACTGACCTACCTCAAGGCGCTGGAAAACTTTGACCGATCATTCCCCGGCTTCACCCATGACACCCATGGGATTGAAAACGAATCAGGCGTCTATCAGCTGCTGGTACTGAAACAGGACGCAGCGGGCCAGTGA
- a CDS encoding tRNA (adenine(22)-N(1))-methyltransferase has translation MNEQTLSMRLERVARHVPAGARLADIGSDHGYLPVALINRGVIAAALAGEVAVTPFRSAERTVRESALDAKISVRLANGLAAIEPGDGITAISLCGMGGETIRDILDGGKGRLSGQERLILQPNGGEQPLRQWLMDNDYRIVSEEVLRENRFYYEIIVAERDGPVAYSAQELYFGPLQLQARSPVFLAKWQRLLRLKQKTLVSFAQAQQAVAEEKVQDMALQVRWISELLA, from the coding sequence TTGAACGAACAAACGTTGTCCATGCGCCTGGAGCGCGTGGCGAGGCATGTGCCGGCAGGGGCGCGCCTGGCCGATATCGGCTCCGATCATGGTTATCTGCCGGTGGCGCTGATCAACCGGGGTGTGATCGCGGCGGCGCTGGCGGGCGAGGTGGCAGTGACGCCGTTCCGCTCGGCCGAACGCACCGTGCGCGAAAGCGCACTGGACGCGAAAATCAGCGTGCGCCTGGCCAACGGCCTGGCGGCCATCGAGCCTGGGGACGGCATCACGGCGATCAGTCTGTGTGGCATGGGCGGCGAGACGATTCGCGACATTCTCGACGGCGGCAAGGGCCGCTTGAGTGGCCAAGAGCGTCTGATCCTGCAACCCAACGGCGGCGAGCAGCCACTGCGTCAATGGTTGATGGACAATGATTACCGCATCGTGAGCGAGGAAGTGCTGCGAGAGAACCGCTTCTACTACGAAATCATCGTCGCCGAGCGCGACGGGCCGGTGGCGTACTCCGCCCAGGAGTTGTACTTCGGCCCGTTGCAGTTGCAGGCCCGAAGCCCGGTTTTCCTGGCAAAGTGGCAGCGTCTGCTACGACTGAAGCAAAAGACCTTGGTCAGTTTTGCCCAGGCGCAGCAGGCCGTGGCCGAGGAGAAGGTGCAGGATATGGCTCTTCAGGTCCGCTGGATCAGCGAGCTGTTGGCGTGA
- a CDS encoding substrate-binding periplasmic protein, with the protein MPAAALLCLMLGSATAAEPYQVVTEEWAPYNYVENNQLTGMTTEIVRAIMTLTGDDFEISLQPSMRATQILKNRPKTIMYSLFRTPEREPLYKWVGPIVEESIHAYQLSDSPPINSLEQLLRAPQVTTRHAGLVPQMLQSLGFNNLDKSATESKLLYRMLLAGRTNIIVGDTAAGVAYYSRQLSIAPGTLRKIPIELYRSSLYIAFSTDSDDELIAAWTRALEKLRQSGELARIQRRYEQPTQQ; encoded by the coding sequence ATGCCTGCCGCAGCGCTGCTTTGTCTGATGCTCGGCTCAGCGACCGCCGCCGAGCCCTATCAAGTCGTGACCGAGGAATGGGCTCCCTACAATTACGTGGAGAACAACCAGCTCACCGGCATGACCACGGAAATTGTCCGGGCCATCATGACGCTGACCGGAGACGACTTCGAAATATCGTTGCAACCGAGCATGCGCGCCACGCAGATATTGAAGAACCGGCCCAAGACCATCATGTATTCGCTGTTCCGTACACCGGAGCGCGAACCGTTATACAAGTGGGTCGGGCCAATCGTCGAAGAATCCATCCACGCCTACCAGCTGTCCGATTCGCCGCCGATCAACTCCCTGGAACAGCTACTGCGCGCCCCGCAGGTCACCACGCGGCATGCCGGCCTGGTGCCCCAGATGTTGCAATCGCTGGGCTTCAATAACCTGGACAAAAGCGCAACCGAAAGCAAACTGCTCTACCGCATGCTGCTGGCCGGGCGAACCAACATCATTGTCGGCGACACCGCTGCGGGAGTGGCTTACTACAGCCGGCAATTGAGCATCGCCCCCGGCACCCTGCGCAAAATCCCCATCGAGCTTTACCGCTCCTCGCTGTACATCGCTTTCAGCACTGACAGTGACGACGAACTGATCGCCGCATGGACCCGCGCGTTGGAGAAACTGCGCCAGTCCGGTGAATTGGCACGCATCCAGCGGCGCTACGAACAACCGACCCAACAGTAG
- a CDS encoding winged helix-turn-helix transcriptional regulator gives MILKDAPSHNSECPVSRTLDVIGDRWSLMIIRDAFDGIRRFSEFQKNLGVAKNILASRLKALVEVGVFDVRPASDGSAYKEYVLTEKGQEIFPVVVSLRQWGERFLFAPQETRSELLDNASGQPLMPIEVRSSSGQKVEPWDCHRVRRIGEEP, from the coding sequence ATGATCTTGAAAGACGCTCCATCACATAACAGCGAATGCCCGGTTTCCCGGACCTTGGACGTGATTGGCGATCGCTGGTCGCTGATGATCATCCGCGATGCCTTCGATGGCATCCGCCGATTCAGCGAGTTCCAGAAGAACCTGGGCGTGGCCAAGAACATTCTGGCGTCGCGCCTGAAAGCCTTGGTCGAGGTCGGCGTGTTCGACGTGCGACCTGCCTCGGATGGAAGCGCCTACAAGGAATATGTCCTGACGGAAAAAGGACAGGAAATTTTTCCGGTCGTGGTCAGCTTGAGGCAGTGGGGCGAGCGGTTCCTGTTCGCGCCGCAGGAGACGCGTTCGGAGCTGTTGGACAACGCATCCGGACAGCCGCTGATGCCGATCGAGGTTCGCTCGTCGAGCGGCCAGAAGGTCGAGCCCTGGGATTGTCACCGGGTAAGGCGGATAGGCGAAGAGCCTTGA
- a CDS encoding MFS transporter: MTAYTDVNRGLSATLTLLLSVTCALAVANVYFAQPLLASIAQSLDVAPGLIGIVVTATQIGYALGLLFIVPLGDKVNPRKLILTLVALSVVALAAVGASRHWSVLLGAMIVTGLLAVVVQVLVAYAATLSAPSQRGQAVGTITSAIVLGILLARFTSGLIADLAGWRAVYFVSSGLMLLIAAVLWKVIPATASPRHRQSYPVLIGSLFKLFLTEPVLRIRGLFAMLIFAAFSVLWTAMVLPLSAPPLSLSHTAIGLFGLAGVAGALAARGAGRWADRGFGRRVTGLSLGLLVMSWLPIAFAESSLVALVCGVILLDFAVQAVHVTNQSLIFAARPDAQSRMVGAYMCFYSIGSALGAAAATQVYALWGWTAVSLLGGLISALALALWGISIHMSGRPSAVLQSRTNNEGTSCASSERL, translated from the coding sequence ATGACCGCATACACCGACGTGAACCGAGGCTTGTCAGCGACGCTCACTTTATTGTTATCAGTAACGTGCGCCCTCGCTGTCGCCAACGTCTACTTCGCGCAACCCTTGCTCGCCTCGATAGCGCAAAGCCTGGATGTTGCCCCCGGGTTGATCGGTATCGTGGTAACGGCGACTCAGATCGGATACGCGCTCGGACTGTTGTTCATCGTGCCGCTGGGGGACAAGGTCAATCCCCGGAAACTGATCTTGACCCTCGTTGCGCTGTCCGTGGTGGCGTTGGCGGCGGTCGGCGCATCACGCCATTGGTCGGTTCTGCTGGGCGCCATGATTGTGACAGGGTTATTGGCAGTGGTCGTCCAGGTGCTGGTCGCCTACGCCGCCACGCTGTCCGCGCCATCGCAACGCGGGCAGGCGGTGGGCACTATTACCAGCGCGATTGTGCTGGGCATTCTCCTGGCACGGTTTACCTCAGGATTGATTGCCGACCTGGCAGGCTGGCGTGCGGTTTATTTCGTCTCCTCGGGGCTGATGCTGCTCATCGCCGCGGTGTTATGGAAAGTGATTCCCGCCACGGCGTCGCCCCGCCACCGACAATCCTACCCTGTGCTGATCGGGTCTCTGTTCAAGCTGTTCTTGACCGAACCGGTCTTGCGAATCAGGGGTCTGTTCGCCATGCTGATCTTCGCTGCCTTTTCCGTGCTGTGGACCGCCATGGTCCTACCGTTGAGCGCCCCGCCGCTGTCACTTTCCCACACCGCCATCGGCCTGTTTGGCCTGGCCGGTGTCGCCGGAGCCCTGGCGGCCAGGGGAGCCGGTCGCTGGGCCGATCGAGGTTTCGGACGACGTGTGACCGGCCTGTCGCTGGGGCTCTTGGTGATGTCCTGGCTGCCGATCGCTTTTGCCGAAAGCTCGCTGGTGGCCTTGGTCTGTGGAGTGATCTTGCTCGACTTCGCCGTACAAGCGGTGCACGTCACCAACCAAAGCCTTATTTTCGCCGCCCGCCCCGACGCACAAAGTCGCATGGTCGGCGCCTACATGTGTTTCTACTCGATCGGCAGCGCGCTCGGGGCTGCCGCCGCCACTCAGGTGTATGCGCTTTGGGGCTGGACGGCGGTCAGTCTGCTGGGTGGGTTGATCAGTGCGCTGGCGTTGGCTTTGTGGGGCATTTCGATTCATATGTCGGGCCGTCCATCGGCGGTGCTACAGTCGCGCACCAACAACGAGGGAACGTCATGCGCATCATCGGAACGGCTCTAA
- a CDS encoding YceK/YidQ family lipoprotein, with protein sequence MRIIGTALIIALLTGCATANETFGTGGLCGVSPYCGVYFDYQVLKEAVTEDNSTFASAFAPFAAIDLPLSFVADTLILPYTIFHMRPSEE encoded by the coding sequence ATGCGCATCATCGGAACGGCTCTAATCATCGCACTGCTGACGGGATGCGCGACCGCCAACGAAACCTTTGGCACCGGCGGCCTTTGCGGTGTCAGCCCGTATTGCGGCGTGTATTTCGATTACCAAGTGCTCAAGGAAGCGGTGACGGAAGATAACTCAACGTTCGCCAGTGCATTCGCGCCGTTCGCGGCCATCGACCTGCCCCTGAGTTTCGTCGCCGATACGTTGATCCTGCCCTACACCATTTTTCACATGAGACCGTCCGAGGAATAA
- a CDS encoding LysR substrate-binding domain-containing protein, which translates to MFAKLPLTALRGFESAARLGSFKAAAQELNISAAAISHQIKNLETLLGVRLFERSSQSVRLSADGECLHTYVHRALLDIQQGLQVLSPSCVAQSLVVSTTPAFASLWLIPRLGGFYRLHPEISVRLHSSNEVVDLRRDASIDLAIRALFTPDPQLVEQPLMDEYFGVYCRPDWQPPATGAPVELIDVPWLSSSAVTVDWPAWCAKAGIGDWLESARLRRYDEEQHALQAAIVGHGLVLASQVLVAEAVARGQLIAYRPEIRLAGARYTLVCVPGRERQPAVRAFSEWLLAQGALGG; encoded by the coding sequence ATGTTTGCCAAATTGCCCCTTACCGCCTTGCGCGGCTTCGAGTCTGCCGCACGGCTAGGCAGTTTCAAGGCTGCCGCCCAGGAGCTGAACATCAGCGCCGCGGCGATCTCCCATCAGATCAAGAATCTCGAAACCTTACTGGGCGTGCGCCTGTTCGAACGCTCCAGCCAAAGCGTTCGCCTGAGCGCCGATGGTGAGTGTCTGCACACCTACGTCCACCGGGCGCTGCTCGATATCCAGCAGGGCCTGCAAGTGCTGTCCCCGTCCTGCGTGGCGCAATCGCTGGTGGTGAGCACCACGCCGGCCTTCGCCAGCCTCTGGCTGATCCCACGGCTCGGAGGGTTTTATCGCTTGCACCCGGAAATCAGCGTCCGGCTGCACAGCAGCAACGAGGTGGTGGACCTGCGGCGTGACGCGAGCATCGACCTGGCAATCCGTGCCCTGTTCACGCCTGACCCGCAATTGGTCGAGCAGCCGCTGATGGATGAGTATTTCGGTGTGTATTGTCGTCCCGACTGGCAACCGCCTGCTACGGGGGCGCCCGTTGAACTGATTGATGTGCCGTGGTTGAGCAGCTCCGCCGTCACGGTCGATTGGCCGGCCTGGTGCGCCAAGGCCGGCATTGGCGATTGGTTGGAGAGCGCCCGTCTGCGGCGTTATGACGAGGAACAGCATGCCCTGCAGGCAGCCATCGTCGGGCACGGATTGGTGTTGGCCAGCCAGGTGCTGGTTGCCGAAGCTGTCGCGCGCGGCCAGTTGATCGCCTATCGCCCGGAGATTCGCCTCGCGGGCGCGCGTTACACATTGGTGTGTGTGCCCGGGCGAGAGCGGCAGCCGGCGGTGCGGGCGTTCAGTGAGTGGTTGCTTGCACAGGGCGCGCTTGGCGGCTGA
- a CDS encoding PACE efflux transporter, protein MQGVPRKILQAILYEAGGVLFVAPALTLIYQQGMGYSTLLSLVISGVALGWNMLFNGAFEWWERRQHNRQRNWQRRLLHSLGFEGGLTLILTPVIAAWLGISLWLALVTNLGLFVFFFFYSLVFQWGFDRVFDVPLSAQSAQTSTSKANAT, encoded by the coding sequence ATGCAAGGCGTACCTCGCAAAATCCTCCAGGCCATACTCTACGAAGCGGGCGGTGTCCTGTTCGTGGCACCGGCGCTGACGCTGATCTACCAGCAAGGCATGGGTTATTCTACCTTGCTGTCCCTGGTGATATCTGGCGTCGCGCTGGGCTGGAACATGCTATTCAACGGCGCGTTCGAATGGTGGGAGCGCCGCCAGCACAACCGTCAGCGCAACTGGCAACGGCGGTTGTTGCACTCCTTGGGATTCGAAGGCGGCTTGACGTTGATCCTCACACCGGTGATTGCCGCGTGGCTAGGCATCAGCCTGTGGCTGGCGCTGGTAACCAATCTGGGACTGTTTGTGTTTTTCTTCTTCTACTCGCTGGTTTTTCAATGGGGATTCGATCGGGTGTTCGATGTCCCACTGTCGGCGCAGTCCGCACAGACCTCGACCTCCAAGGCCAACGCCACGTGA
- a CDS encoding LysR family transcriptional regulator, translating into MAAILDIELIRTFHAVARIGKFSAAAQELHKSPAAVSVHIQRLEAVAGGRLLDRDNQAVSLTALGKRLLVSTTELLTTHDRVLADLHGTRLAGRITLGVPDEYADHVIRDIVPTFTAAWPNVILELKTAPSYALREQVQRGKLQAAVLTQPKELRNAEVEFLVTTTPVWVAALHATANLTEPLALAVHAAQCPYRQVMLQALRQSGRKVRIVLESPSNQAVKACVEAGLAISLIDRGRVTDNMRILDELPVIPDHDVVFMRSQASRDDETVDLLGQAIQQRFRL; encoded by the coding sequence ATGGCAGCCATACTGGACATCGAGCTGATACGAACCTTTCATGCGGTCGCGCGGATAGGCAAATTCAGCGCTGCGGCGCAGGAGCTTCACAAGAGCCCGGCGGCGGTCAGCGTGCACATTCAGCGACTGGAAGCGGTCGCCGGTGGCCGGCTGCTGGACCGTGACAATCAAGCGGTCTCCCTGACCGCGTTGGGCAAACGCCTGCTCGTTTCCACGACGGAGCTGCTCACGACCCACGACCGGGTATTGGCCGACTTGCACGGCACGCGGCTGGCGGGACGGATCACCTTGGGTGTGCCCGACGAATACGCCGACCATGTCATCCGCGACATCGTCCCAACGTTCACCGCAGCCTGGCCGAACGTCATCCTGGAGCTCAAGACCGCCCCCAGCTATGCCCTGCGTGAGCAGGTCCAGCGCGGCAAGCTACAAGCCGCCGTGCTCACCCAGCCGAAGGAGTTGCGCAACGCTGAGGTTGAGTTCCTGGTCACCACGACACCGGTCTGGGTCGCGGCGCTTCACGCCACGGCGAATTTGACCGAGCCGCTGGCGCTGGCCGTGCACGCGGCGCAATGCCCTTACCGACAGGTCATGCTGCAAGCGCTCCGACAAAGCGGGCGCAAGGTGCGAATCGTCCTCGAAAGCCCCTCCAACCAGGCCGTCAAGGCCTGCGTGGAGGCCGGGTTGGCGATCAGCCTGATCGACCGTGGCCGGGTGACGGATAACATGCGGATCCTTGATGAGCTGCCGGTGATCCCGGATCACGACGTAGTGTTCATGCGATCCCAGGCATCCCGTGACGATGAAACGGTCGACTTGCTTGGCCAGGCCATCCAGCAGCGCTTTCGGCTGTAG